In the Aggregatilinea lenta genome, CGCCAGCTGCGCGCGGACCTCGCCCGCGTGCTCCAGCGCCAATCGTATAATCGCGCTCACGCCCGCCACCTCGTCCGGCCCGACCGCCGTGCCGTTGGGCAGCGACATCAACTGCGTGCTCAGCCGCTCGGTATGCGGCAGCAGCAGCCCCGCGTGCGGGAAGTAGGAGCGGTACGGTTCCATCTGGTGACAGCCGGGATAGAAGTAGCGCCGGGCGAGCACCTTTTCGGGCTTGAGCAGCGTCACCAGCTCGTCCCGGCTGAGGCCCGCTTTGGCCTCGTCCACTTCCAGCACGATGTACTGGTAATTGAGCCGTTCCGTGCCGTCGTAGTCGATCACCTTCACGCCGGGCAGATCGCTCAGCGCGGCGCGATACTGCGTATAGTTGCGGCGGTTGGTTTCGATCAGCATGTCGATGTCTTCGAGCTGCGTCAGGCCCATCGCCGCCGAAATCTCGCTCATTTTGCCGTTCGTGCCGACGTGCGTCACCGTGTCCACCCCGGCGAAGCCGAAGTTTTTCATCAGGCGCAGGCGCGCGGCCAGATCGTCGTTGTTGGTGGCGATGCCGCCGCCCTCGAACGTGTTGAAGAACTTTGTGGCGTGGAAGCTGAACACTTCCGCGTCGCCGAAATTCCCGATCATCACGCCGTCATACGAGCAGCTGAAAGCATGCGCCGCGTCGTACATCAGCTTGAGGTTGTGCCGCTGTGCGATGTCTGACAGCCGCTCGACCTCGCAGGCGCGGCCCCACAGGTGCACGCCGACGATGCCCGTTGTGCGCGGCGTGATCATGCGCTCCACCGCGTCAGGATCGAGGTTGTGGGTATCGGGATTCACGTCCGCGAAGACGGGCGTGATCGCCTGCCACTGCAGCGCGTGCGCCGTGGCGACGAACGTCAGCGAGGGCACGATCACCTCGCCCGTCATGCCCAGCGCGCGGATCGCAATTTCCAGCGCGATCGTGCCGTTGGTGATGGCGACGAAGTGCTTCACGCCCAGGTAGTTCGCCACGCGCTGCTGGAAGTCCTGCACGTAGGGGCCGTTGTTCGTCAGCCAGCGGTTGTCCAGAATGTCGTTGATGCGCGCCAGCAAGTGCTCGCGGTTGCCGATGTTGGGACGGCCCACGTGCAGCGCCTCGTCAAAGGCAGGCTCGCCGGAGAATATGGCAAGGTCATTAACGCTTGTTTTCAGCGTCATTCCGTTATCCTTCTGATGAGTTTGGCAGGCACACCGTAGGCGACGACGCCATCCGGGATATCATCCAGCACCACAGCGCCTGCACCGATAATCGATCCGCTGCCGATGCGGACCTTATCTTTCACCACGGCTCCGATGCCGATCCACGTTCCGCGCCCCACACTGACTCTGCCACCCAGGCACACGCCCGGCGACAGGTGCGCGCCGTCCTCGATCACACATTCATGATCCACACTGGCGCGGGTGTTCAAAATCGCGTTTTCCCCGATGCGCACGGCAGGGTTGACCACGACACCCGCCATGATCGCCGTGCCCGCGCCAACAGGCACGCTGGGCGCGATCACTGCCGACGGATGCACCGCCGTCGCCAGTGAGAACCCCTGCGCGCGGACAAAATCCGCCAGCTTCAACCGCTCCGCACAGTCGCCAAAGGCCAGGAACAGGGTGTGAATCCCCTGCGCGTGCAGCCCGTCGAGCTGCTCGCGCCCGCCGAGCACGACCGATCCCGCAAAGGCGCTGCCCCGGCGTTCCGGCGTCACGTCGTCGATAAATCCGGCGATGGTGAAGTCACCGCGCTGGCGGAAGATATCCGCTACGACCAGCGCGTGCCCACCTGCACCCCAAATAACCAACGGCTCCGGCATGGTGTCTTCCCGTGTTCCTCCTGGCGACATTATACCGCCCGATACCCTGCCCGCCCCAGTCCGCTCAGAGCCGCGCTGCGATCTGCTCGTAGCGGAAGCGCGTAATCGCGTCGGGATCGAACTTCGTGCGGATCTCGTCGCTGGTGCGGCGGCTGTGCGCCGCGACGTCAAGGCTGTCGCGGATCTCCAGGATGCGTTGGGCGGCAGCGGGCGGATCCAGCGGCAGGTCAAACACGGTTTCGAGATCGTTGCCCAGTCCCAGCGTATCGTGCCAGAACAGGATCGATCCGGTCAGCCCGGCCTCCAAAAAGGACGCCGTATATTTGCCGTCGCTGTAGGGCGGCACTTCGCCCGCGACGTGCACGAAGCCGTCGTACTCCAGGTATTTCTTGACCACGGTGCCATGCCGCGCATAGCTGGGATGCAGGAACAGCGGCGCGGGCAGGTTGTGCTTGCGCAGCCACTTGCGCAGCCGGTACATGCGCTTCTGCATCGGCGTATACGTCGCGCGCGGCGGGAACAGTTCGTGCCGCAGGCCGGTCAGCGCCATGATCTCGGCGCTGCGGGCGGAATCCTTCTGCGGCTGCTCGCTGGAAATGTGCACCAGCGAATCGATTCGCGTGCGGGGGCGAAAATGCCGCGCGATACTGGTCTTGACCGCGAACAGGTGCGTAACCACCTTCGGGCTGGACTTTAGCGCTTCGAAGATCGGGCCGGGATTCGTGAACGCGAGATCGTAGCTGGCGTCAATCGTGTCGAGCAGGTGCGCGCGGCGATCCTCGTCATAGAGAGGGCTGGGACCGTAGCCGGGCAGCACGTAGGCGACGCGCAGCCGGGCAGGCAGCGTCGGCGGAATGTCGAACGCGTCCGGGCCATAACCGAAGACGACTGTGTCTGGGCCGGGCCGGGACACAAGGTCGAAATACTGCTCGAAGTAGGGCCGCTCGTAGCTCAGAAAGTGCGTTGCGCCGCGCACGACGAAATGCAGCTTGGGCTTCATACCATGCCTTCTACCGGCATCCGGCGCTAGTCTGCTTCTGCGGTCTGAACCGGATTTTTGATGATGGCGCGATCATCGAGGCGTTCGGTGTGCCAGTCGAGCAGAGGGCGCACAATGCCGCCCCAATAACCAAAATAACCACGGCGGTACGTGCCCAGCTCGACCATGTCCACTGACACGATGCCGTCTTCCTGCGCCAGGATGTAGCGCCCTTCTTCGACCAGCAGCGCGGTGACGCTGTAGCTGCCCAGGTTGAGCGTGTTGGCCGGGATGACCACGCGGCTGCGGTAGCGTCCAACCGGGTGAGGTCGCTGGAACCACGTCTCGTCGGTGTTCGACGGCGACGCCAGGACGTAAATCCCCTTTTCGTCGTAAACCGAGATCGAGATATTCAGCACCGTGTCCGGCTCCAGGACGGCGTATTCGACCTCAACCGCCAGTGGCTCCTCGATGCGCCCCTGGCCGGATGCCTCACCCGCTGCGTCCAGCACGCGCACGGCGACCAGCCGCGCCTTGCTGCTGCCCGGCGCGCTGTCCAGATCCGCCCAGACGCGCTCCGCGTTGGAAAAGATCGAGGTCTTCAGGTAGTTGGACACGACTTCCCCCGTGGGGCCGTCCTGCTCGACCTGCCCGTCGCGCAGCCAGACGGTGCGCTGGCACAAGCCCTGCACCGCCGCCATGTTGTGGCTGACGAACAGGATCGTGCGGCCTTCTTTCGCTACGTCGGACATCTTGCCCAGACTTTTCTTCTGGAACTCCGCATCGCCGACCGACAGCACCTCGTCCACCAGCAGGATCTCCGGTTCCAGGTGCGCTGCCACGGCGAACGCCAGCCGGACGTACATGCCGCTCGAATAACGCTTGACGGGGGTGTCGAGGAACTTCTCCACGCCGGAGAACGCCACGATCTCGTCGAATTTGCGTTCGATCTCGTGGCGGTGCATGCCCAGGAACGTGCCGTTGAGGTAGATGTTCTCGCGTCCGGTCAATTCGGGATGGAAGCCAGTGCCGACCTCCAGCATCGAGCCGACGCGCCCACGAATGACGGCCCGGCCCAACGTCGGCTCGGTGATGCGCGACAGGATCTTTAGCAGCGTGCTTTTGCCCGCGCCGTTTTTGCCGATCAGCCCGACGACTTCGCCCGGCTGCACGGTGAACGACACGCCGCGCAGCGCCCACACAATCTCGTCTTCTTCCGGCGGGCGCAGACGCATGCGCAGGTACTTGAACGGCAACAGCAGCGTTTCGCGCACGGCGTCGCGGCGGGTCGCCGGGTGTTTGTCGGCCAGCCCGATGCGATAGGACTTGGCGATGTTTTCGATCTCGATCGCTGAATGGGTCATAGTCGTCTATCTAGGCAATGTCAATAATGTTTCGCTCGGACCGGCGGAAGTAGTACATGCCGGAGATGAGCACGGGCAGTACGCACAGGGTCGAGACCAGGAAATAGATATCCGGCGCGCGGCCCTGACCGAGCAGCGCCCAGCGGAAACCTTCGACCACGCCATTCATGGGATTCAGCTTGTAAAGTGGGAGCCACCGGTCGGGGATGACGCTCGACGCGTATACGATCGGTGTGGCGTACATCCAGAAGCGCGTGACATAGCCCACGAGCGTGCTCACGTCGCGGTAGTGCACGATCCACGACGACACCCACAAGCCGACCGCCATGCCCGTCAGTGAGGCGACAAGCAGCATCACCGGCACCAGCAGAATGCCCCAGCCGGGCACGTAGCCATAGGCCAGCATCATGCCCAGGAAGATCGCGAACGAGATGGCGAAATCGACCATGTTGCCCAGCACACCCACGATCGGAATGATCAGGCGTGGGAAGTACACCTTGGAGATCAACCCGCGCGAATTAAGCAGACTGTTGGCCGAGGCATTGAGCGCGGCCATGAAGAAATTCCAGGGCAGCAGCCCGGCAAAGTTGAACAGCGGGTAAGGGATGCCGTCCGACGGCATCTTGGCCAGGCTGCCGAAGATGATCGAGTTCATGGCAATGGAGAGCAGCGGGCCAAGCACGATCCACACGGGGCCAAGCGCCATCTGGCGGTAGCGCCCCTTGATCTCGCGCGTGAGCATGTAGTAGGCCAGCTCGCGGTATTCCCATACCTCGCGCAGCGCCAGGCTGCTCCAGCCGGACGTGGGCTTGATGACCAGCACGGGCCTGTCGTCGGGAACAGCGGGCACGGCGGGTGGT is a window encoding:
- a CDS encoding ABC transporter permease, with translation MDVPQTVTPPAVPAVPDDRPVLVIKPTSGWSSLALREVWEYRELAYYMLTREIKGRYRQMALGPVWIVLGPLLSIAMNSIIFGSLAKMPSDGIPYPLFNFAGLLPWNFFMAALNASANSLLNSRGLISKVYFPRLIIPIVGVLGNMVDFAISFAIFLGMMLAYGYVPGWGILLVPVMLLVASLTGMAVGLWVSSWIVHYRDVSTLVGYVTRFWMYATPIVYASSVIPDRWLPLYKLNPMNGVVEGFRWALLGQGRAPDIYFLVSTLCVLPVLISGMYYFRRSERNIIDIA
- a CDS encoding acetyltransferase; amino-acid sequence: MPEPLVIWGAGGHALVVADIFRQRGDFTIAGFIDDVTPERRGSAFAGSVVLGGREQLDGLHAQGIHTLFLAFGDCAERLKLADFVRAQGFSLATAVHPSAVIAPSVPVGAGTAIMAGVVVNPAVRIGENAILNTRASVDHECVIEDGAHLSPGVCLGGRVSVGRGTWIGIGAVVKDKVRIGSGSIIGAGAVVLDDIPDGVVAYGVPAKLIRRITE
- a CDS encoding ABC transporter ATP-binding protein produces the protein MTHSAIEIENIAKSYRIGLADKHPATRRDAVRETLLLPFKYLRMRLRPPEEDEIVWALRGVSFTVQPGEVVGLIGKNGAGKSTLLKILSRITEPTLGRAVIRGRVGSMLEVGTGFHPELTGRENIYLNGTFLGMHRHEIERKFDEIVAFSGVEKFLDTPVKRYSSGMYVRLAFAVAAHLEPEILLVDEVLSVGDAEFQKKSLGKMSDVAKEGRTILFVSHNMAAVQGLCQRTVWLRDGQVEQDGPTGEVVSNYLKTSIFSNAERVWADLDSAPGSSKARLVAVRVLDAAGEASGQGRIEEPLAVEVEYAVLEPDTVLNISISVYDEKGIYVLASPSNTDETWFQRPHPVGRYRSRVVIPANTLNLGSYSVTALLVEEGRYILAQEDGIVSVDMVELGTYRRGYFGYWGGIVRPLLDWHTERLDDRAIIKNPVQTAEAD
- a CDS encoding DegT/DnrJ/EryC1/StrS family aminotransferase yields the protein MTLKTSVNDLAIFSGEPAFDEALHVGRPNIGNREHLLARINDILDNRWLTNNGPYVQDFQQRVANYLGVKHFVAITNGTIALEIAIRALGMTGEVIVPSLTFVATAHALQWQAITPVFADVNPDTHNLDPDAVERMITPRTTGIVGVHLWGRACEVERLSDIAQRHNLKLMYDAAHAFSCSYDGVMIGNFGDAEVFSFHATKFFNTFEGGGIATNNDDLAARLRLMKNFGFAGVDTVTHVGTNGKMSEISAAMGLTQLEDIDMLIETNRRNYTQYRAALSDLPGVKVIDYDGTERLNYQYIVLEVDEAKAGLSRDELVTLLKPEKVLARRYFYPGCHQMEPYRSYFPHAGLLLPHTERLSTQLMSLPNGTAVGPDEVAGVSAIIRLALEHAGEVRAQLAHPVQPHAV